From a single Nymphaea colorata isolate Beijing-Zhang1983 chromosome 4, ASM883128v2, whole genome shotgun sequence genomic region:
- the LOC116253613 gene encoding carotene epsilon-monooxygenase, chloroplastic isoform X16, whose translation MKMATLAFPPLSASTSPLPTFDSFSGCKSKRNHFNLCSVIVRRRRASTPTYISVKAQADDGNKKQNNMSANGRSASWVSPDWLTSLSRLVKSVGGPDDSGIPLANAKLEDVSDLLGGALFLPLFKWMNEYGPIYRLAAGPRNFVVVSDPAIAKHVLKNYGRYAKGLVSEVSEFLFGSGFAIAEGEAWTVRRRAVVPSLHRKYLSTIVDQVFCKCAERLVDKLKSEASIGSAVNMEQKFSQLTLDVIGLSLFNYNFDSLTSDSPVINAVYTALKEAESRSTDILPYWKIGILCKIIPRQIKAAKAVATIRKTVDELIAKCKEIVEAEGEKIDGEEYVNESDPSILRFLLASREEVSSLQLRDDLLSMLVAGHETTGSVLTWTLYLLCKNPFCLVKAREEVDKVLQGRLPSYEDTKELKYIARCLNESMRLYPHPPVLLRRAQVPDELPGNYKVNAGQDIMISIYNIHHSAKVWERAEEFIPERFDLDGPIPNETNTDFRFIPFSGGPRKCIGDQFALLQAIVALAVLLQHMDFKLVPNQEIGMTTGATIHTTNGMYMTVAQRSPKTVLAASAR comes from the exons ATGAAAATGGCGACTCTCGCCTTCCCGCCACTCTCTGCGTCGACTTCTCCTCTTCCGACCTTCGACTCCTTCTCAGGATGCAAGTCGAAGAGAAACCACTTCAATCTTTGCAGCGTCATCGTCCGGCGGAGGAGAGCATCTACACCGACCTACATCAGCGTGAAGGCCCAGGCGGACGATGGGAATAAGAAACAGAACAACATGAGCGCGAATGGTCGCAGCGCCTCGTGGGTGAGTCCCGACTGGCTGACGTCTCTCTCCCGCCTCGTTAAGAGCGTGGGCGGCCCCGATGATTCGGGCATTCCGTTGGCCAACGCCAAGCTCGAAGACGTCTCCGACCTCCTCGGCGGCGCACTCTTCCTCCCGCTCTTCAAGTGGATGAACGAGTACGGGCCCATTTACAGGCTTGCCGCAGGCCCCAGAAATTTCGTCGTCGTCAGCGACCCCGCGATCGCAAAGCACGTCCTCAAGAACTATGGCAGGTACGCGAAGGGCCTCGTGTCAGAGGTGTCGGAGTTCTTGTTCGGCTCCGGGTTCGCCATTGCCGAGGGAGAGGCATGGACG GTTAGGCGCCGGGCTGTAGTGCCATCTCTTCACAGAAAATATTTATCCACGATTGTTGATCAGGTGTTCTGCAAATGTGCTGAAAGATTGGTAGACAAGCTCAAATCAGAAGCTTCAATAGGCTCTGCGGTTAACATGGAGCAAAAATTTTCTCAATTGACCCTCGATGTCATAGGTTTATCATTGTTCAACTACAACTTTGATTCTCTTACTTCAGATAGTCCTGTTATTAATGCTGTTTATACTGCACTAAAAGAAGCGGAGTCTCGCTCAACTGATATTTTGCCTTACTGGAAG ATTGGAATATTATGTAAAATCATTCCACGACAAATTAAGGCAGCAAAAGCCGTTGCAACTATCAGAAAGACAGTTGACGAACTTATTGCAAAGTGTAAGGAGATAGTTGAGGCTGAAGGTGAAAAGATTGATGGTGAAGAGTATGTGAATGAGTCAGACCCAAGCATTCTACGTTTTCTATTGGCAAGTCGAGAAGAG GTTTCTAGTTTGCAACTGAGAGATGACCTACTGTCAATGTTGGTTGCTGGGCATGAGACAACTGGTTCTGTCTTGACATGGACTCTATATTTACTGTGCAAG AATCCGTTCTGTTTGGTCAAAGCACGGGAAGAGGTTGACAAAGTTCTACAGGGAAGACTGCCTAGCTATGAAGACACAAAAGAGTTGAAGTACATAGCTCGCTGTCTGAACGAGTCTATGCGTCTGTATCCACATCCACCT GTTCTACTCCGACGAGCACAAGTACCTGATGAACTTCCAGGCAATTACAAGGTGAATGCTGGACAAGACATAATGATATCGATATATAATATTCACCACTCAGCCAAG GTCTGGGAAAGAGCAGAAGAATTTATACCTGAAAGATTTGACTTGGATGGTCCAATCCCAAATGAAACAAACACCGACTTCAG GTTTATTCCCTTCAGTGGTGGACCACGAAAATGTATTGGGGATCAGTTTGCACTGCTACAAGCAATTGTGGCCCTTGCAGTTTTGCTTCAGCATATGGATTTCAAGCTTGTTCCGAATCAAGAAATTGGCATGACTACTGGAGCTACCATACATACAACAAAT GGAATGTACATGACCGTGGCACAGCGGAGTCCAAAAACCGTGCTTGCTGCATCTGCTAG
- the LOC116253613 gene encoding carotene epsilon-monooxygenase, chloroplastic isoform X10: protein MKMATLAFPPLSASTSPLPTFDSFSGCKSKRNHFNLCSVIVRRRRASTPTYISVKAQADDGNKKQNNMSANGRSASWVSPDWLTSLSRLVKSVGGPDDSGIPLANAKLEDVSDLLGGALFLPLFKWMNEYGPIYRLAAGPRNFVVVSDPAIAKHVLKNYGRYAKGLVSEVSEFLFGSGFAIAEGEAWTVRRRAVVPSLHRKYLSTIVDQVFCKCAERLVDKLKSEASIGSAVNMEQKFSQLTLDVIGLSLFNYNFDSLTSDSPVINAVYTALKEAESRSTDILPYWKIGILCKIIPRQIKAAKAVATIRKTVDELIAKCKEIVEAEGEKIDGEEYVNESDPSILRFLLASREEVSSLQLRDDLLSMLVAGHETTGSVLTWTLYLLCKNPFCLVKAREEVDKVLQGRLPSYEDTKELKYIARCLNESMRLYPHPPVLLRRAQVPDELPGNYKVNAGQDIMISIYNIHHSAKVWERAEEFIPERFDLDGPIPNETNTDFRFIPFSGGPRKCIGDQFALLQAIVALAVLLQHMDFKLVPNQEIGMTTGATIHTTNGMYMTVAQRSPKTVLAASASSNYSPF from the exons ATGAAAATGGCGACTCTCGCCTTCCCGCCACTCTCTGCGTCGACTTCTCCTCTTCCGACCTTCGACTCCTTCTCAGGATGCAAGTCGAAGAGAAACCACTTCAATCTTTGCAGCGTCATCGTCCGGCGGAGGAGAGCATCTACACCGACCTACATCAGCGTGAAGGCCCAGGCGGACGATGGGAATAAGAAACAGAACAACATGAGCGCGAATGGTCGCAGCGCCTCGTGGGTGAGTCCCGACTGGCTGACGTCTCTCTCCCGCCTCGTTAAGAGCGTGGGCGGCCCCGATGATTCGGGCATTCCGTTGGCCAACGCCAAGCTCGAAGACGTCTCCGACCTCCTCGGCGGCGCACTCTTCCTCCCGCTCTTCAAGTGGATGAACGAGTACGGGCCCATTTACAGGCTTGCCGCAGGCCCCAGAAATTTCGTCGTCGTCAGCGACCCCGCGATCGCAAAGCACGTCCTCAAGAACTATGGCAGGTACGCGAAGGGCCTCGTGTCAGAGGTGTCGGAGTTCTTGTTCGGCTCCGGGTTCGCCATTGCCGAGGGAGAGGCATGGACG GTTAGGCGCCGGGCTGTAGTGCCATCTCTTCACAGAAAATATTTATCCACGATTGTTGATCAGGTGTTCTGCAAATGTGCTGAAAGATTGGTAGACAAGCTCAAATCAGAAGCTTCAATAGGCTCTGCGGTTAACATGGAGCAAAAATTTTCTCAATTGACCCTCGATGTCATAGGTTTATCATTGTTCAACTACAACTTTGATTCTCTTACTTCAGATAGTCCTGTTATTAATGCTGTTTATACTGCACTAAAAGAAGCGGAGTCTCGCTCAACTGATATTTTGCCTTACTGGAAG ATTGGAATATTATGTAAAATCATTCCACGACAAATTAAGGCAGCAAAAGCCGTTGCAACTATCAGAAAGACAGTTGACGAACTTATTGCAAAGTGTAAGGAGATAGTTGAGGCTGAAGGTGAAAAGATTGATGGTGAAGAGTATGTGAATGAGTCAGACCCAAGCATTCTACGTTTTCTATTGGCAAGTCGAGAAGAG GTTTCTAGTTTGCAACTGAGAGATGACCTACTGTCAATGTTGGTTGCTGGGCATGAGACAACTGGTTCTGTCTTGACATGGACTCTATATTTACTGTGCAAG AATCCGTTCTGTTTGGTCAAAGCACGGGAAGAGGTTGACAAAGTTCTACAGGGAAGACTGCCTAGCTATGAAGACACAAAAGAGTTGAAGTACATAGCTCGCTGTCTGAACGAGTCTATGCGTCTGTATCCACATCCACCT GTTCTACTCCGACGAGCACAAGTACCTGATGAACTTCCAGGCAATTACAAGGTGAATGCTGGACAAGACATAATGATATCGATATATAATATTCACCACTCAGCCAAG GTCTGGGAAAGAGCAGAAGAATTTATACCTGAAAGATTTGACTTGGATGGTCCAATCCCAAATGAAACAAACACCGACTTCAG GTTTATTCCCTTCAGTGGTGGACCACGAAAATGTATTGGGGATCAGTTTGCACTGCTACAAGCAATTGTGGCCCTTGCAGTTTTGCTTCAGCATATGGATTTCAAGCTTGTTCCGAATCAAGAAATTGGCATGACTACTGGAGCTACCATACATACAACAAAT GGAATGTACATGACCGTGGCACAGCGGAGTCCAAAAACCGTGCTTGCTGCATCTGCTAG TTCCAATTATAGTCCTTTCTGA
- the LOC116253613 gene encoding carotene epsilon-monooxygenase, chloroplastic isoform X1, which produces MKMATLAFPPLSASTSPLPTFDSFSGCKSKRNHFNLCSVIVRRRRASTPTYISVKAQADDGNKKQNNMSANGRSASWVSPDWLTSLSRLVKSVGGPDDSGIPLANAKLEDVSDLLGGALFLPLFKWMNEYGPIYRLAAGPRNFVVVSDPAIAKHVLKNYGRYAKGLVSEVSEFLFGSGFAIAEGEAWTVRRRAVVPSLHRKYLSTIVDQVFCKCAERLVDKLKSEASIGSAVNMEQKFSQLTLDVIGLSLFNYNFDSLTSDSPVINAVYTALKEAESRSTDILPYWKIGILCKIIPRQIKAAKAVATIRKTVDELIAKCKEIVEAEGEKIDGEEYVNESDPSILRFLLASREEVSSLQLRDDLLSMLVAGHETTGSVLTWTLYLLCKNPFCLVKAREEVDKVLQGRLPSYEDTKELKYIARCLNESMRLYPHPPVLLRRAQVPDELPGNYKVNAGQDIMISIYNIHHSAKVWERAEEFIPERFDLDGPIPNETNTDFRFIPFSGGPRKCIGDQFALLQAIVALAVLLQHMDFKLVPNQEIGMTTGATIHTTNGMYMTVAQRSPKTVLAASASCTRLTNFKMFATEANTTPQVTGESEKGSHGKRHMESCICPCKVQVGSSRYRIASNE; this is translated from the exons ATGAAAATGGCGACTCTCGCCTTCCCGCCACTCTCTGCGTCGACTTCTCCTCTTCCGACCTTCGACTCCTTCTCAGGATGCAAGTCGAAGAGAAACCACTTCAATCTTTGCAGCGTCATCGTCCGGCGGAGGAGAGCATCTACACCGACCTACATCAGCGTGAAGGCCCAGGCGGACGATGGGAATAAGAAACAGAACAACATGAGCGCGAATGGTCGCAGCGCCTCGTGGGTGAGTCCCGACTGGCTGACGTCTCTCTCCCGCCTCGTTAAGAGCGTGGGCGGCCCCGATGATTCGGGCATTCCGTTGGCCAACGCCAAGCTCGAAGACGTCTCCGACCTCCTCGGCGGCGCACTCTTCCTCCCGCTCTTCAAGTGGATGAACGAGTACGGGCCCATTTACAGGCTTGCCGCAGGCCCCAGAAATTTCGTCGTCGTCAGCGACCCCGCGATCGCAAAGCACGTCCTCAAGAACTATGGCAGGTACGCGAAGGGCCTCGTGTCAGAGGTGTCGGAGTTCTTGTTCGGCTCCGGGTTCGCCATTGCCGAGGGAGAGGCATGGACG GTTAGGCGCCGGGCTGTAGTGCCATCTCTTCACAGAAAATATTTATCCACGATTGTTGATCAGGTGTTCTGCAAATGTGCTGAAAGATTGGTAGACAAGCTCAAATCAGAAGCTTCAATAGGCTCTGCGGTTAACATGGAGCAAAAATTTTCTCAATTGACCCTCGATGTCATAGGTTTATCATTGTTCAACTACAACTTTGATTCTCTTACTTCAGATAGTCCTGTTATTAATGCTGTTTATACTGCACTAAAAGAAGCGGAGTCTCGCTCAACTGATATTTTGCCTTACTGGAAG ATTGGAATATTATGTAAAATCATTCCACGACAAATTAAGGCAGCAAAAGCCGTTGCAACTATCAGAAAGACAGTTGACGAACTTATTGCAAAGTGTAAGGAGATAGTTGAGGCTGAAGGTGAAAAGATTGATGGTGAAGAGTATGTGAATGAGTCAGACCCAAGCATTCTACGTTTTCTATTGGCAAGTCGAGAAGAG GTTTCTAGTTTGCAACTGAGAGATGACCTACTGTCAATGTTGGTTGCTGGGCATGAGACAACTGGTTCTGTCTTGACATGGACTCTATATTTACTGTGCAAG AATCCGTTCTGTTTGGTCAAAGCACGGGAAGAGGTTGACAAAGTTCTACAGGGAAGACTGCCTAGCTATGAAGACACAAAAGAGTTGAAGTACATAGCTCGCTGTCTGAACGAGTCTATGCGTCTGTATCCACATCCACCT GTTCTACTCCGACGAGCACAAGTACCTGATGAACTTCCAGGCAATTACAAGGTGAATGCTGGACAAGACATAATGATATCGATATATAATATTCACCACTCAGCCAAG GTCTGGGAAAGAGCAGAAGAATTTATACCTGAAAGATTTGACTTGGATGGTCCAATCCCAAATGAAACAAACACCGACTTCAG GTTTATTCCCTTCAGTGGTGGACCACGAAAATGTATTGGGGATCAGTTTGCACTGCTACAAGCAATTGTGGCCCTTGCAGTTTTGCTTCAGCATATGGATTTCAAGCTTGTTCCGAATCAAGAAATTGGCATGACTACTGGAGCTACCATACATACAACAAAT GGAATGTACATGACCGTGGCACAGCGGAGTCCAAAAACCGTGCTTGCTGCATCTGCTAG TTGTACTCgtttgacaaattttaaaatgtttgcaACAGAAGCTAATACAACACCTCAG
- the LOC116253613 gene encoding carotene epsilon-monooxygenase, chloroplastic isoform X5: MKMATLAFPPLSASTSPLPTFDSFSGCKSKRNHFNLCSVIVRRRRASTPTYISVKAQADDGNKKQNNMSANGRSASWVSPDWLTSLSRLVKSVGGPDDSGIPLANAKLEDVSDLLGGALFLPLFKWMNEYGPIYRLAAGPRNFVVVSDPAIAKHVLKNYGRYAKGLVSEVSEFLFGSGFAIAEGEAWTVRRRAVVPSLHRKYLSTIVDQVFCKCAERLVDKLKSEASIGSAVNMEQKFSQLTLDVIGLSLFNYNFDSLTSDSPVINAVYTALKEAESRSTDILPYWKIGILCKIIPRQIKAAKAVATIRKTVDELIAKCKEIVEAEGEKIDGEEYVNESDPSILRFLLASREEVSSLQLRDDLLSMLVAGHETTGSVLTWTLYLLCKNPFCLVKAREEVDKVLQGRLPSYEDTKELKYIARCLNESMRLYPHPPVLLRRAQVPDELPGNYKVNAGQDIMISIYNIHHSAKVWERAEEFIPERFDLDGPIPNETNTDFRFIPFSGGPRKCIGDQFALLQAIVALAVLLQHMDFKLVPNQEIGMTTGATIHTTNGMYMTVAQRSPKTVLAASARKIFISGDRRKRERLSWKKAHGKLHLSLQGTSWVE; the protein is encoded by the exons ATGAAAATGGCGACTCTCGCCTTCCCGCCACTCTCTGCGTCGACTTCTCCTCTTCCGACCTTCGACTCCTTCTCAGGATGCAAGTCGAAGAGAAACCACTTCAATCTTTGCAGCGTCATCGTCCGGCGGAGGAGAGCATCTACACCGACCTACATCAGCGTGAAGGCCCAGGCGGACGATGGGAATAAGAAACAGAACAACATGAGCGCGAATGGTCGCAGCGCCTCGTGGGTGAGTCCCGACTGGCTGACGTCTCTCTCCCGCCTCGTTAAGAGCGTGGGCGGCCCCGATGATTCGGGCATTCCGTTGGCCAACGCCAAGCTCGAAGACGTCTCCGACCTCCTCGGCGGCGCACTCTTCCTCCCGCTCTTCAAGTGGATGAACGAGTACGGGCCCATTTACAGGCTTGCCGCAGGCCCCAGAAATTTCGTCGTCGTCAGCGACCCCGCGATCGCAAAGCACGTCCTCAAGAACTATGGCAGGTACGCGAAGGGCCTCGTGTCAGAGGTGTCGGAGTTCTTGTTCGGCTCCGGGTTCGCCATTGCCGAGGGAGAGGCATGGACG GTTAGGCGCCGGGCTGTAGTGCCATCTCTTCACAGAAAATATTTATCCACGATTGTTGATCAGGTGTTCTGCAAATGTGCTGAAAGATTGGTAGACAAGCTCAAATCAGAAGCTTCAATAGGCTCTGCGGTTAACATGGAGCAAAAATTTTCTCAATTGACCCTCGATGTCATAGGTTTATCATTGTTCAACTACAACTTTGATTCTCTTACTTCAGATAGTCCTGTTATTAATGCTGTTTATACTGCACTAAAAGAAGCGGAGTCTCGCTCAACTGATATTTTGCCTTACTGGAAG ATTGGAATATTATGTAAAATCATTCCACGACAAATTAAGGCAGCAAAAGCCGTTGCAACTATCAGAAAGACAGTTGACGAACTTATTGCAAAGTGTAAGGAGATAGTTGAGGCTGAAGGTGAAAAGATTGATGGTGAAGAGTATGTGAATGAGTCAGACCCAAGCATTCTACGTTTTCTATTGGCAAGTCGAGAAGAG GTTTCTAGTTTGCAACTGAGAGATGACCTACTGTCAATGTTGGTTGCTGGGCATGAGACAACTGGTTCTGTCTTGACATGGACTCTATATTTACTGTGCAAG AATCCGTTCTGTTTGGTCAAAGCACGGGAAGAGGTTGACAAAGTTCTACAGGGAAGACTGCCTAGCTATGAAGACACAAAAGAGTTGAAGTACATAGCTCGCTGTCTGAACGAGTCTATGCGTCTGTATCCACATCCACCT GTTCTACTCCGACGAGCACAAGTACCTGATGAACTTCCAGGCAATTACAAGGTGAATGCTGGACAAGACATAATGATATCGATATATAATATTCACCACTCAGCCAAG GTCTGGGAAAGAGCAGAAGAATTTATACCTGAAAGATTTGACTTGGATGGTCCAATCCCAAATGAAACAAACACCGACTTCAG GTTTATTCCCTTCAGTGGTGGACCACGAAAATGTATTGGGGATCAGTTTGCACTGCTACAAGCAATTGTGGCCCTTGCAGTTTTGCTTCAGCATATGGATTTCAAGCTTGTTCCGAATCAAGAAATTGGCATGACTACTGGAGCTACCATACATACAACAAAT GGAATGTACATGACCGTGGCACAGCGGAGTCCAAAAACCGTGCTTGCTGCATCTGCTAG
- the LOC116253613 gene encoding carotene epsilon-monooxygenase, chloroplastic isoform X3: MKMATLAFPPLSASTSPLPTFDSFSGCKSKRNHFNLCSVIVRRRRASTPTYISVKAQADDGNKKQNNMSANGRSASWVSPDWLTSLSRLVKSVGGPDDSGIPLANAKLEDVSDLLGGALFLPLFKWMNEYGPIYRLAAGPRNFVVVSDPAIAKHVLKNYGRYAKGLVSEVSEFLFGSGFAIAEGEAWTVRRRAVVPSLHRKYLSTIVDQVFCKCAERLVDKLKSEASIGSAVNMEQKFSQLTLDVIGLSLFNYNFDSLTSDSPVINAVYTALKEAESRSTDILPYWKIGILCKIIPRQIKAAKAVATIRKTVDELIAKCKEIVEAEGEKIDGEEYVNESDPSILRFLLASREEVSSLQLRDDLLSMLVAGHETTGSVLTWTLYLLCKNPFCLVKAREEVDKVLQGRLPSYEDTKELKYIARCLNESMRLYPHPPVLLRRAQVPDELPGNYKVNAGQDIMISIYNIHHSAKVWERAEEFIPERFDLDGPIPNETNTDFRFIPFSGGPRKCIGDQFALLQAIVALAVLLQHMDFKLVPNQEIGMTTGATIHTTNGMYMTVAQRSPKTVLAASASCTRLTNFKMFATEANTTPQVTGESEKGSHGKRHMESCICPCKVQVGSSRYRIASNE, encoded by the exons ATGAAAATGGCGACTCTCGCCTTCCCGCCACTCTCTGCGTCGACTTCTCCTCTTCCGACCTTCGACTCCTTCTCAGGATGCAAGTCGAAGAGAAACCACTTCAATCTTTGCAGCGTCATCGTCCGGCGGAGGAGAGCATCTACACCGACCTACATCAGCGTGAAGGCCCAGGCGGACGATGGGAATAAGAAACAGAACAACATGAGCGCGAATGGTCGCAGCGCCTCGTGGGTGAGTCCCGACTGGCTGACGTCTCTCTCCCGCCTCGTTAAGAGCGTGGGCGGCCCCGATGATTCGGGCATTCCGTTGGCCAACGCCAAGCTCGAAGACGTCTCCGACCTCCTCGGCGGCGCACTCTTCCTCCCGCTCTTCAAGTGGATGAACGAGTACGGGCCCATTTACAGGCTTGCCGCAGGCCCCAGAAATTTCGTCGTCGTCAGCGACCCCGCGATCGCAAAGCACGTCCTCAAGAACTATGGCAGGTACGCGAAGGGCCTCGTGTCAGAGGTGTCGGAGTTCTTGTTCGGCTCCGGGTTCGCCATTGCCGAGGGAGAGGCATGGACG GTTAGGCGCCGGGCTGTAGTGCCATCTCTTCACAGAAAATATTTATCCACGATTGTTGATCAGGTGTTCTGCAAATGTGCTGAAAGATTGGTAGACAAGCTCAAATCAGAAGCTTCAATAGGCTCTGCGGTTAACATGGAGCAAAAATTTTCTCAATTGACCCTCGATGTCATAGGTTTATCATTGTTCAACTACAACTTTGATTCTCTTACTTCAGATAGTCCTGTTATTAATGCTGTTTATACTGCACTAAAAGAAGCGGAGTCTCGCTCAACTGATATTTTGCCTTACTGGAAG ATTGGAATATTATGTAAAATCATTCCACGACAAATTAAGGCAGCAAAAGCCGTTGCAACTATCAGAAAGACAGTTGACGAACTTATTGCAAAGTGTAAGGAGATAGTTGAGGCTGAAGGTGAAAAGATTGATGGTGAAGAGTATGTGAATGAGTCAGACCCAAGCATTCTACGTTTTCTATTGGCAAGTCGAGAAGAG GTTTCTAGTTTGCAACTGAGAGATGACCTACTGTCAATGTTGGTTGCTGGGCATGAGACAACTGGTTCTGTCTTGACATGGACTCTATATTTACTGTGCAAG AATCCGTTCTGTTTGGTCAAAGCACGGGAAGAGGTTGACAAAGTTCTACAGGGAAGACTGCCTAGCTATGAAGACACAAAAGAGTTGAAGTACATAGCTCGCTGTCTGAACGAGTCTATGCGTCTGTATCCACATCCACCT GTTCTACTCCGACGAGCACAAGTACCTGATGAACTTCCAGGCAATTACAAGGTGAATGCTGGACAAGACATAATGATATCGATATATAATATTCACCACTCAGCCAAG GTCTGGGAAAGAGCAGAAGAATTTATACCTGAAAGATTTGACTTGGATGGTCCAATCCCAAATGAAACAAACACCGACTTCAG GTTTATTCCCTTCAGTGGTGGACCACGAAAATGTATTGGGGATCAGTTTGCACTGCTACAAGCAATTGTGGCCCTTGCAGTTTTGCTTCAGCATATGGATTTCAAGCTTGTTCCGAATCAAGAAATTGGCATGACTACTGGAGCTACCATACATACAACAAAT GGAATGTACATGACCGTGGCACAGCGGAGTCCAAAAACCGTGCTTGCTGCATCTGCTAG